CCGTCAGCATCTCTTATATCTGTAAAAGTCGACTTTGTAAGATGGTGAGGAAGTCGGGAAAGAGCTGTATCTAGCGGAAATATTACGCTTTTGTATTTGCCCCATTTTATTGATTTAGAAAAATAAAAAATTTCTTCAAGCGGTAATTCATCATCAGGCTTAGACCTTTGCCAGTGAAGTGCCAGCAAAACATTGCCCACTATTGAAACATTGACTTTTAACACAAGTTTTAGCGGAACAGATGAAAAAACAAGCCTTTTTTGCGTTTCGCTGTCTGATATTTCTTCTACCTGCGCAAGAAATTGCATTAAATTATCAATTTTACTCATTGGAATATTAAACCATACGACATTTTTGTTAATATTTGCATTTTGATAAAGATATTGCATCAAAGCCAGTTCGCGTTTCTGCACATCAGTGAGTTCAAATGCTGTCCCTGCTGCTTTTTGCATAGCAACTATTGCTCTTAATACAGGTTCTATATTTGTTACTGTTTTGTTCTCATTGCTCCTGTCAAGAACTTGAACTCCAATAAATTTAGGGTTCGGTCTTGTGTTAAGCACAAATTTATAACTCCCTTGCGGATTTAAAATTTCAGGAGGAGTCTCATCTTCAAAAATAAATTCCTGCCCTGTTTGTTCAGTAACGAAAGTCTCAAAAAAATGTTTTTTTATGCTATAAAGTCCTACGCATACAGCATGTTTGCACCATTCTTCTTCGAGAGGGCACGAGCATTCAGCCGTTACTTTTTCTTGAGAAAAATGCAGTTTAATCTCGTAACTATCCTGAAAAGACCCTTTTACTTTTGCGGTTAAAATCTCATTTTCAAGTTTTGAACCTAAAACCATTTTTTTCTTGTAATAATCATATCCTCTTCGCCAGCTGCCCGGTGCTGCGAGGTCTTTTATATATTTAAAGTTGAAATTAATCAATACAGACAAACTCCAGTGATAATCTATACTCCGAAAATTAGAGATAATTGTATTTCTTACTAATTAACTCGAATTGCTAATTAAATTTATGCGTGATTGAGAGGAGAGGATTTAGACTCTACGAGGCAATCCATTTTATTTTTAATGATTGCTTCGATTTGCTCGCAGTGACGATTTTAGCGATTTTGCAATTCGAGTTAATTATACATCAAATTCGCAATTTTGGCATAATCAAGAGGATCATGAATATTAAGATTTGTTTTTAAAATATTCTTCAACTGTCAATTTTTTTTCAGGAGTTTTTATCTAAGTGTTGGTTTATAAAATCCTTAATAAGATGAGTAAAATGCAAATAAATTCTTTTAACAAAAATCAAATTTCATTTACAGGTGTTACAAATACAACTGAAAAACCTATTAGAGATAGAATCAATATCTGGCAGAAAGCTGTATATCTATGGGGAAATTTTTTGCAGAAGCTGATAAATCTCTAAAATAAAAAAATATTCTCAATCAAAGTTTAACATCTCTGGTAAAAAGTCCTATGCTTTTTACCAGTTTGCTTTTTTTATCTACAATCAATACGAAATTTGTATAATCATACAATTCGTAAAACGAATCTATATTTTCTTTTTTATATTGTTTTTTAATAATTTTTAAACACTCCGCAAGCGGTAAATTTTTAGGAATCAAGTTGACCCAGGTTAATAATCCGCTTTCGAACTTTAAAATAGCTTTGTCATAGTAATAACCAGCATTTCCTAATTCGTTCGACAAAACATAAATAGAATTTGTTTCAGAATTATCATCTTGATACGGTATTATATTGGGGTATTCACTTGTAAAATCTCTTTCAAGAGTTGTTCCAGGTTCAATATTCTTAAATTTTTCAAAAAATTTCTGCCTCATTGAAGGAATAATAATCTTTTTTGAATTTTCATCTGTTGAAGAAAATGGAGACTTATTAAAATAAGTTATACTTTTAGCATTTTTACTTATTTTGTCTGAAGAAATATTGAAAAAATCATAATTATAATAATCCAAATCTTGATTATCAGTAACATTTATATCTGTAGAATTTCCGTATATTGACACAAATCTTGAGATTTTTATATTATGAGCAAGATTAAACTCTATCCAATCCAGTTTGTTATTTTTAAAGCCAACTCTAATTGAGCTATAAACATCACCCGAACAAGGTTTTAACTTCATTATAGTAATGCCGCCTGTGTATACCTCCAAATCAGAGTCGTTAATTTTTGAAAATATTTTTTTAAATTCTTTGAGTGTTGTATGTCCGTATTCAATTTTTTCAGGAGAATATTTTTTTAAATTTTGCAACTCAGGCAGTTTATCAGGAAAAACGCAAGCCGAGCTGAAAATTATAATAAGTATTAAAAAAATTATAAGAAGTAGTTTATTTATTCTATTCATTTTTTTACACCGATTAGCGATACAAATTTCCTTATTTTATTTTATAAAAAATATTTGAATTTTTTTACCGCCATAAAGATGAACTCTAACGATATTTGCAATATCTAATACTTTTGACCTAGTTATGTTAAGAAATATATAATTCAATATTTTCTTTTTATTTCTGTTTGTTACTTATGTTTAAAAAAAAATTTTTAAATGTAATGTAAATTTTTACTCTTGAGATTACTTAAATGAAACAAGATGATTAAAAAATAAATTATATGTAAATAGATTGTATTATAGAACAGGTGGTTGAATTATGAATGTAAGTAGCATAAAAAATAGCAATTTAGCCTTTGGCTCCTTTGGCGTTGTTGTACAAAATTTACAGGACGAAAATAAAACATTCGGGATACTTAAACAAAGTATTAATGAATCAAATCCGGAAACAAGAATAACTCTACATAAAACTAAATTATTTCCGGGATTTAACAGTGAACCCAGATATTCAATATATGAAGTAACCGGACGGAATATGGAGATGGAACAGCGTTTGCTTGATACTTTTAAAACTTCAGGACTAAGAGTTATACCTACAGAGGTTTCTCCCGAAACAAGGGCGGCAGAAGGCTTAAAAAATCTTACAAATGCCGCTAAAGTTCAAGAAGAAATTGTAAAATTAGATATAAATGCTTAAACTCTATATCTAAATTTAAAATGGGGGTATAAAAATATGAAATTATCAAGTGATGTTTTTGAAAATAACAAAACTATTCCTTCTAAATACACTTGTGACGGTGAAGATATTTCTCCGCCATTAAAAATAGAAGACGTTCCTGAAACAGCGAAAAGTCTCGCTCTGATTTGTGATGATCCTGACGCAACGATAGGAACTTTTGTCCATTGGGTAATCTATAATATCCCTGCAGGCACAAAAAAAATTAAAGAAAACATTCCGAAAACAAAAAAACTCGCAGACGGAAGCCAACAAGGTATAACTGATTTTGGAAGTGTAAGTTTCGGTTATGGAGGACCTTGCCCGCCATCAGGAACCCACAGGTATTTTTTCAAACTTTATGCACTCGATAAATCACTAATTTTTGAGTCTGCTGCAACTAAGTCTCAATTAGAAACAGCTATGCAAGGGCATATTATTGAAGAATCAAATTTAATAGGACTTTATAAACGCAAATAAATTATGCCCAGTCTTCCGCATAAAATTTATCTATTTCAATTATTTTGCCTTCTTTATCACCTTTTATATAAAGTTCTATAAATTCTAGTATTTTTTCACCCGGAATTTTATAATTATATATAAAAGGATGCATTCCCTGACTTATCAGGACTTTTACTATGTAATAGCATTCATTTGCACTTTTAATAAGATTTTCTTCATCAAAATGCTTGCCATTTAAATCCGATTTCATACAAACAAAAAAATATCCGTCTTTGCATCTGTTAATATTTTCATCGTTACAAACAGGTGTACTTTTTTTATTTTTAGCAAAAATATCTATAACTTTTTTATTAATTTTGTCTGTCATCTTAGTTGCACCGATTGTTATTAATTAATATATTTTTCATTCTATATCATTATTTTACAAATGTATAATTTGTAAATTTTTTTTTACTTATCCGAAAATTAATTAAATCGCCATCCTTAAAAAATAAACATTTGCGGATTCTTCACTAATATTTAGTAGCTAATCTAAAGATTTATATCTTTTTGGTAATAATAAATTTATATATTAGTAAAAAAAATTAGTAATCATGGTAATGAATCTAATCAATTTAAATTTAATAATTCCTAAAGTAATAGTGTAATAGAAATTATTTTAAAGAAAATAACCATGAGGAAGGGGAATGATAAATAACGCAAAAACTATCGTATCTGGGACATTCAAATCAGAAAAAGATTTATCATTGGCAATAAATTGGCTAGATGAGAACGGAATTGCAAAAGAAGATATAAATGTCTTAATTTCTGATAATTGTCCGGATAAAAATTTTAAAATAAAAACCTTAAATAAAGTTCCTGAAATAACAGTTAGGGGTTTAACTACAGGAACTATAACAGGTGCAATTTTAGGAAGTTTGTCTTTTGTGGGGATTATAATTGTTCCTGCAATAGGTATAGCGATAGCAGGGCCTGTAATAGGATTATCAACAGGAATTGCTATAGGAGCAGTTTCAGGCAGCGTTATAGGAGCTTTTGTCGGAATGACAATTCCAAAGTATGAAGCTGTATTCTTTGATGAAAAAACTGACAAAAGTATTCTTTTAGTTACAAAAGCGGATAAATCTTTGAAAAACATAATAAAAAGGAAATTTAGCGACCTTGGCGCAACAAATACAGCTACACAGTAGTTATCAAGGGGAATCAGATATCTATAAGTATAAGCTTTTAGATTTTATATTAAGGAGATAAAAAATTATGCATTTTAAGCAAAGTAATCAATAAGTATTAGCAAATATAAACAAGGAGGTATCTATAGATATAGAATTTATTTTACGTAAAAGAATTTAAATACATGTTTATCAGAACTTATTAATCCCGAAAATATCGGGAAAGGTAAAATCATTATCTTTATTAAATTTGTTAAGGAGGAAAGAAATGAATTTTAAAAAACTATCACTTGCTGCAGCACTTTCAATAGGAATTTTAACTGTAAACAGCATAGCAAATGCGGCATGTCCTGTTGCACAACAGTTGATTCCTATACAGCCTGCTGTACCGATTGTACAGACAGCCGTACCTATGCAGTTATGCCCAAGATGCCATGTAAATCCATGTACCTGTCAAGCTGTTGTACCACAATATAATGCATGTGACGCTCAAATAAGCGCCGCTTTACCAAACACTCACCCACATGCTAAAACTTTTGAAAGACAAGCTTTTGCGTTCCCCAGTTTAGGAAATTCATCAGTTGTTATGCCTAAAGGAAGTGAACTTGTTCAAATTGGCGGACACCAAGAAGCAATTGCCCTAAGTGATACCTGTCCTTCAGGTTTAGTAGCAGCTCCTGAGTACGGCGGAGCGCTCACGCTTTTTCCAAAAAATATGACAGGTGCAGCAGCACCATTTGGAGCTGTATGTCCTAATCAGATTATGCAGGGAACGGATATTTCAAGATGTAATATTCCAAATTCTACGAGTATTTTGCAATCAAATTATTTAAATTCACTACAAACCGGTGCAGCCGTTCCTATAGAACCTTTTAGCGGAGCATCTGCAATACTTCAGCCTTCTGTTAGCGGCTTTGCGGCTCCTATAGTACAACAACAATTGCCATCTGGTTTTGCAGCACCATTGTCTCCTTTTAACAGTTTTAGCGGTGCAGCAGCTCAATTAAGAGGTTGTCCTATCCCTATTGAAACATCCAGCGGTTTGCAATTTCAAAAAACAGAGTTAATTCCTGTTGCACCTATCTCAACCGGCGCTGCTTGCCCTGTAGGCGATCAGTATCCTGACGTTAGTTCAAATACACCTTCAGGATGTGATATCAATACAGAAACCTGTCAGGGTGTTCTTGCAGGTTATCCTGATAAATATTACAAGCCAAATGATTCTCTTAAAAGATCTGAACTTGCTGCTGCTATAGTTGCGGGTTTTGACCTCAGAAATGTACCGGCATATTCAAAACAGATATTCTCTGACGTTTCACTTTGCCATTGGGCAAAAGCAGCTATAGATAAGGCTTACAACAGAGGTATAATTACCGGAAATACATGCAATAAATTCAGACCTGAAGAATCTGCTACAAATGCGGAAACATTAAGCGCATTAGCAAAATTGATTCCTGCAAGTGTTGCACCATGCGATATACAAAGCGTATTAGCAGCATATCCTGATTCAAATGAACTCCCTGATTGGGCAAAAGCTTCTGTAGCTAAAGCACTAAATGCAGGCGTTACAAAATGTTTACCTGATTCTGCACATATCAAACCTAATTTACCAACACAAAGAACAGACATTGCAACAATGATTAAATCATTGAGAGAAAAACTTTGTCTTGAAACTGCAAAAGTAGCACCATGCGGAGCAGCAGCTGTTTGTCCTACATATCAGCCTCAAGTTGTTAGCG
This portion of the bacterium genome encodes:
- a CDS encoding YbhB/YbcL family Raf kinase inhibitor-like protein, which encodes MKLSSDVFENNKTIPSKYTCDGEDISPPLKIEDVPETAKSLALICDDPDATIGTFVHWVIYNIPAGTKKIKENIPKTKKLADGSQQGITDFGSVSFGYGGPCPPSGTHRYFFKLYALDKSLIFESAATKSQLETAMQGHIIEESNLIGLYKRK
- a CDS encoding S-layer homology domain-containing protein; the protein is MNFKKLSLAAALSIGILTVNSIANAACPVAQQLIPIQPAVPIVQTAVPMQLCPRCHVNPCTCQAVVPQYNACDAQISAALPNTHPHAKTFERQAFAFPSLGNSSVVMPKGSELVQIGGHQEAIALSDTCPSGLVAAPEYGGALTLFPKNMTGAAAPFGAVCPNQIMQGTDISRCNIPNSTSILQSNYLNSLQTGAAVPIEPFSGASAILQPSVSGFAAPIVQQQLPSGFAAPLSPFNSFSGAAAQLRGCPIPIETSSGLQFQKTELIPVAPISTGAACPVGDQYPDVSSNTPSGCDINTETCQGVLAGYPDKYYKPNDSLKRSELAAAIVAGFDLRNVPAYSKQIFSDVSLCHWAKAAIDKAYNRGIITGNTCNKFRPEESATNAETLSALAKLIPASVAPCDIQSVLAAYPDSNELPDWAKASVAKALNAGVTKCLPDSAHIKPNLPTQRTDIATMIKSLREKLCLETAKVAPCGAAAVCPTYQPQVVSGTIPTLKVQMEDIVTARTSLIGDVFVAKTIEPVTINGQSFPCGSQVRGRVVEVIRPGMGDNGGIRLGFNSIKSGSCVADLPKDVLSATVIKEKNPNIVGRTLAWPFTWTGKVVGIAGRTVGTTATVAANASEGVLNNFGNGTNEVFNGKFLAAGRSYFSSLREGVMGPVDIVKTAFSGTAGILKESGDEIAYVVSPDGARIAQVNPREKLSIAFGGCGSTGAAAPIISPCAPACAPACDPCK